ATTAACAATAATAAAATAAGCGACATATAGAACAAATGCAATTTTTCAATTTTGTGACACTATGAAACATTTTTGTCTTGCATCTTAGATGTTTAGGGCTATATTAGCCAATGGCTTGAGAATATATGTGAAATGGGAGGACCGTATGACAATGACAAAAAAAGACATCGCGTTAAAAATTTCCGATAGTCTGGGAATCAAAAAGCAACTCGCTTATGAGATTGTAAATACGCTTTTTAACACGATGCGCGAAAACCTGATCGATGGGGATCGAATCGAAATCAGGGGATTTGGTGTGCTGGGTATCAAGCCGACCAAACCAAAACCCGCTGCACGCAACCCCCGCACAGG
The nucleotide sequence above comes from Gemmatimonadota bacterium. Encoded proteins:
- a CDS encoding integration host factor subunit beta; its protein translation is MTMTKKDIALKISDSLGIKKQLAYEIVNTLFNTMRENLIDGDRIEIRGFGVLGIKPTKPKPAARNPRTGEIVYVPARRKSYFKAGVLIKKALHEPLDSSALSNYLYFW